Proteins from a single region of Neodiprion virginianus isolate iyNeoVirg1 chromosome 4, iyNeoVirg1.1, whole genome shotgun sequence:
- the LOC124301763 gene encoding protein kinase C-binding protein 1 isoform X2 encodes MILSNMESSEDRKNAMEDCEDQKNNSETAVTEKDKNDNESSKKSNKINNLTNALEQSDNIESKTNVNRSKDNVSNESDVKSRKQSAKKHSRIEAESQENNSVENRLDGKKPDVSKSTSEETQASETRSSLSVGKDVKINGAEIKGESAVKEGKRKRRMSSLQGRDSSVEKNERINKRKRSRSDEDKFCWRCHKESVDSHCTACPRSWHRRCMGGGPQPTPQNWICGECATILKAENAETRSPAMAQLSVEQLCTLLRHVVGRMRDYPGSEPFWKAVDLNEVPNYLDYVVKPMDLSLLESNVRAKLYGSTEAFMADAKWIQHNCIVFNTCGGVYTDTSKLTNAARQIIKAARQEVSEIEACSDCYGHARNLPRPQPSWFIEPCRRPHPLVWAKLKGFPFWPAKAMSRINGQGHVDVRFFGAHDRAWVPIRDLFLYSEDPPAPLPRKRKADMDECVREITRHCRKLELTFGQFKFAPPKIQYNPRDPLQIKLMLPNYDPLQPSTPAVVSPNTSPRRKPPLRKRGFYLTKKSCSEESTTNNASDFANDSTPPQGDSDNDCEKYIEASRIPKVSLSNKLNKSKLPPLAKSNENQKVIQNSSDNGNVHQKKIRMNYNRSNTSNDTDNLDDSVKTDDDSQLEQRYRRRWDANNSSDGHSSSENEVSLEIRKSSKFGSVKSHKGEDDTEANNTKVHNNLCNETRSVQDSKIKIKSPKTNKNPVRVYKPKTRMVNQVNAERAKATASNEQKKLIECTENIISRQDQPLNRLLAPANTSAQSTAIVSDICISTAVTIANSVSVPNNPMNSVTKSVHNANLITASTISPSSTITAALNTDPIASSSMGSIFLPRITLLESTTKMNSTKDCLIMTEETTMVKEEPKDQPQNHTPKKESKARKSFLNKPPMFPQISPTSPPKAPASPPDAMVYIPGHRTESEHDHSLLSPEAGPLSAQLHRGGQELAKRMAQLMEEALTEAAQINSSNSDNSGINQRATVHYLKLQIERMRWQHQQHLAELKHNTDLTLREMRASLEAERYRAIEETKREAEEEKLRSIEETKRKQWCALCGNEALFYCCWNTAYCDYPCQQAHWSTHMRTCAQNPPPNTIITATANVSQQQVMPSLVMTSPHASSSVWGA; translated from the exons ATGATTCTGAGCAACATGGAGTCCTCGGAGGATAGAAAGAACGCAATGGAGGACTGCGAGGATCAGAAGAACAATTCAGAGACAGCAGTTACAGAGAAGGACAAAAACGATAATGAATCTAGCAAGAAATCGAACAAAATAAACAATCTAACTAATGCTCTGGAGCAAAGTGACAACATAGAATCAAAGACAAATGTGAATAGATCAAAGGATAACGTTAGCAATGAGTCTGATGTCAAAAGCCGAAAACAATCTGCTAAAAAACACAGTAGAATTGAAGCAGAATCGCAAGAAAATAACAGTGTTGAAAATAGACTTGATGGCAAGAAGCCTGATGTCTCTAAAAGTACAAGCGAGGAAACACAAGCTTCGGAAACAAGATCGTCTTTGTCTGTTGGTAAAGACGTCAAGATCAATGGAGCAGAGATTAAAGGGGAAAGTGCAGTTAAGGAGGGCAAGAGAAAACGGAGAATGTCGAG tctaCAAGGCAGAGATTCTTCGgtagaaaaaaacgaaaggatTAACAAACGCAAGCGATCTAGGAGTGACGAAGATAAGTTCTGCTGGCGATGTCACAAAGAGTCTGTTGACAGCCATTGTACCGCATGTCCACGTTCCTGGCATCGTCGATGTATGGGTGGAGGTCCACAACCAACACCGCAGAATTGGATTTGTGGCGAGTGTGCTACTATTTTAAAAGCAGAAAATGCAGAAACACGCTCACCGGCGATGGCTCAGTTGAGTGTTGAACAGCTCTGTACACTACTGAGACATGTGGTTGGAAGAATGCGTGATTATCCAGGG TCGGAGCCATTTTGGAAGGCGGTAGATCTCAACGAAGTTCCGAACTATTTGGACTATGTTGTTAAGCCAATGGACTTGAGTCTATTAGAATCTAATGTCCGTGCAAAACTTTATGGTAGTACGGAGGCATTTATGGCTGATGCTAAGTGGATACAGCACAACTGCATTGTGTTCAATACTT GTGGAGGCGTTTACACAGACACCTCTAAACTAACAAATGCTGCTAGGCAGATTATAAAAGCAGCCAGGCAAGAGGTGTCTGAGATTGAGGCCTGTTCCGACTGTTATGGACATGCGCGAAACCTTCCCAGACCTCAACCCTCTTGGTTCATTGAACCGTGCCGAAGGCCGCATCCACTTGTCTGGGCAAAACTAAAGGGATTCCCATTTTGGCCAGCCAAGGCTATGTCTCGCATAAATGGCCAAGGGCATGTGGACGTCCGATTTTTTGGAGCTCATGATCGGGCTTGGGTACCAATTCGTGATCTATTTTTATATTCCGAAGATCCGCCTGCACCGCTTCCGCGTAAACGAAAAGCAGATATGGACGAATGTGTTCGTGAAATAACGCGCCATTGTCGAAAGCTGGAGTTGACATTTGGACAGTTTAAATTTGCGCCGCCGAAAATACAGTACAATCCGAGAGATCCATTGCAGATAAAACTAATGCTACCTAACTATGATCCTCTTCAGCCCAGCACTCCTGCTGTAGTATCTCCCAACACTTCACCACGAAGAAAACCACCTTTGAGAAAGCGAGGCTTTTATCTCACAAAGAAATCATGTTCTGAGGAATCAACGACAAATAATGCTTCTGATTTCGCTAACGATTCAACACCACCTCAGGGTGATTCGGACAacgattgtgaaaaatatatcgagGCATCCAGAATACCTAAGGTGTCACTGTCCAACAAGCTCAATAAATCCAAGTTGCCGCCACTTGCTAAATCTAACGAAAATCAAAAAGTGATCCAGAATTCATCCGATAATGGAAATGTTCACCAgaagaaaatcagaatgaaTTATAATCGAAGTAATACTTCAAACGACACTGACAACTTGGATGATAGTGTGAAAACAGACGACGACAGTCAATTAGAGCAAAGATATCGACGAAGATGGGATGCAAATAACAGTAGCGACGGGCATAGCAGTTCTGAAAACGAAGTTTCAttggaaataagaaaatccTCGAAGTTTGGTAGCGTTAAATCACATAAAGGGGAGGATGATACTGAAGCAAATAATACAAAAGTTCATAATAATCTATGCAACGAAACGAGATCTGTACAAGactcaaaaatcaaaataaaaagtccgaaaacgaataaaaatccGGTTAGAGTCTATAAGCCAAAAACTAGAATGGTGAATCAAGTCAATGCGGAGCGAGCAAAAGCTACAGCCTCGaacgagcaaaaaaaattgatagaatgcacagaaaatattatttctcgCCAGGATCAACCATTAAATAGGCTTCTAGCACCTGCGAATACTAGTGCACAATCCACTGCCATTGTGAGTGATATTTGTATAAGTACAGCCGTTACTATAGCTAATTCTGTGTCCGTCCCTAACAACCCTATGAACAGTGTTACTAAATCTGTTCATAATGCAAACTTGATTACTGCCTCTACTATTAGTCCATCAAGCACAATAACCGCAGCATTGAATACAGATCCTATTGCATCATCCTCAATGGGTTCGATTTTTTTACCAAGAATCACCTTACTGGAATCCACaacaaaaatgaattcaacAAAGGACTGTTTAATCATGACTGAAGAAACAACAATGGTTAAGGAAGAGCCAAAGGATCAACCGCAAAATCATACACCAAAAAAGGAGTCTAAGGCACGTAAATCCTTTCTTAATAAACCTCCAATGTTTCCGCAAATCTCGCCAACATCCCCGCCAAAAGCTCCGGCAAGTCCACCCGATGCAATGGTTTATATACCGGGACACAGGACAGAAAGTGAACATGATCACTCGCTGCTATCTCCAGAGGCAGGACCACTCAGTGCACAACTTCACCGAGGTGGTCAGGAATTAGCCAAGCGAATGGCACAGTTAATGGAGGAAGCACTGACTGAAGCAGCTCAAATAAATTCCAGTAACTCAGATAACTCTGGAATCAATCAACGTGCTACGGTGCACTATCTCAAACTGCAGATTGAACGCATGAGGTGGCAGCATCAACAGCACCTAGCCGAATTGAAGCATAACACAG ATCTGACGCTGAGAGAAATGAGAGCTAGTTTAGAGGCTGAAAGGTATCGGGCCATCGAAGAAACTAAGCGAGAGGCTGAGGAAGAGAAATTAAGAAGTATCGAGGAAACAAAACGAAAGCAGTGGTGTGCATTGTGTGGAAACGAAGCATTATTTTACTGCTGTTGGAATACAGCGTATTGTGACTATCCTTGCCAGCAAGCTCATTGGTCTACTCATATGAGAACGTGCGCGCAAAATCCACCACCAAATACCATTATTACTGCAACTGCGAATGTCAGTCAACAACAAGTGATGCCTAGCCTTGTAATGACTTCACCACACGCATCGTCTAGCGTATGGGGGGCCTAG
- the LOC124301763 gene encoding protein kinase C-binding protein 1 isoform X1 produces the protein MILSNMESSEDRKNAMEDCEDQKNNSETAVTEKDKNDNESSKKSNKINNLTNALEQSDNIESKTNVNRSKDNVSNESDVKSRKQSAKKHSRIEAESQENNSVENRLDGKKPDVSKSTSEETQASETRSSLSVGKDVKINGAEIKGESAVKEGKRKRRMSRLVDTCLQGRDSSVEKNERINKRKRSRSDEDKFCWRCHKESVDSHCTACPRSWHRRCMGGGPQPTPQNWICGECATILKAENAETRSPAMAQLSVEQLCTLLRHVVGRMRDYPGSEPFWKAVDLNEVPNYLDYVVKPMDLSLLESNVRAKLYGSTEAFMADAKWIQHNCIVFNTCGGVYTDTSKLTNAARQIIKAARQEVSEIEACSDCYGHARNLPRPQPSWFIEPCRRPHPLVWAKLKGFPFWPAKAMSRINGQGHVDVRFFGAHDRAWVPIRDLFLYSEDPPAPLPRKRKADMDECVREITRHCRKLELTFGQFKFAPPKIQYNPRDPLQIKLMLPNYDPLQPSTPAVVSPNTSPRRKPPLRKRGFYLTKKSCSEESTTNNASDFANDSTPPQGDSDNDCEKYIEASRIPKVSLSNKLNKSKLPPLAKSNENQKVIQNSSDNGNVHQKKIRMNYNRSNTSNDTDNLDDSVKTDDDSQLEQRYRRRWDANNSSDGHSSSENEVSLEIRKSSKFGSVKSHKGEDDTEANNTKVHNNLCNETRSVQDSKIKIKSPKTNKNPVRVYKPKTRMVNQVNAERAKATASNEQKKLIECTENIISRQDQPLNRLLAPANTSAQSTAIVSDICISTAVTIANSVSVPNNPMNSVTKSVHNANLITASTISPSSTITAALNTDPIASSSMGSIFLPRITLLESTTKMNSTKDCLIMTEETTMVKEEPKDQPQNHTPKKESKARKSFLNKPPMFPQISPTSPPKAPASPPDAMVYIPGHRTESEHDHSLLSPEAGPLSAQLHRGGQELAKRMAQLMEEALTEAAQINSSNSDNSGINQRATVHYLKLQIERMRWQHQQHLAELKHNTDLTLREMRASLEAERYRAIEETKREAEEEKLRSIEETKRKQWCALCGNEALFYCCWNTAYCDYPCQQAHWSTHMRTCAQNPPPNTIITATANVSQQQVMPSLVMTSPHASSSVWGA, from the exons ATGATTCTGAGCAACATGGAGTCCTCGGAGGATAGAAAGAACGCAATGGAGGACTGCGAGGATCAGAAGAACAATTCAGAGACAGCAGTTACAGAGAAGGACAAAAACGATAATGAATCTAGCAAGAAATCGAACAAAATAAACAATCTAACTAATGCTCTGGAGCAAAGTGACAACATAGAATCAAAGACAAATGTGAATAGATCAAAGGATAACGTTAGCAATGAGTCTGATGTCAAAAGCCGAAAACAATCTGCTAAAAAACACAGTAGAATTGAAGCAGAATCGCAAGAAAATAACAGTGTTGAAAATAGACTTGATGGCAAGAAGCCTGATGTCTCTAAAAGTACAAGCGAGGAAACACAAGCTTCGGAAACAAGATCGTCTTTGTCTGTTGGTAAAGACGTCAAGATCAATGGAGCAGAGATTAAAGGGGAAAGTGCAGTTAAGGAGGGCAAGAGAAAACGGAGAATGTCGAGGTTGGTAGACACCTG tctaCAAGGCAGAGATTCTTCGgtagaaaaaaacgaaaggatTAACAAACGCAAGCGATCTAGGAGTGACGAAGATAAGTTCTGCTGGCGATGTCACAAAGAGTCTGTTGACAGCCATTGTACCGCATGTCCACGTTCCTGGCATCGTCGATGTATGGGTGGAGGTCCACAACCAACACCGCAGAATTGGATTTGTGGCGAGTGTGCTACTATTTTAAAAGCAGAAAATGCAGAAACACGCTCACCGGCGATGGCTCAGTTGAGTGTTGAACAGCTCTGTACACTACTGAGACATGTGGTTGGAAGAATGCGTGATTATCCAGGG TCGGAGCCATTTTGGAAGGCGGTAGATCTCAACGAAGTTCCGAACTATTTGGACTATGTTGTTAAGCCAATGGACTTGAGTCTATTAGAATCTAATGTCCGTGCAAAACTTTATGGTAGTACGGAGGCATTTATGGCTGATGCTAAGTGGATACAGCACAACTGCATTGTGTTCAATACTT GTGGAGGCGTTTACACAGACACCTCTAAACTAACAAATGCTGCTAGGCAGATTATAAAAGCAGCCAGGCAAGAGGTGTCTGAGATTGAGGCCTGTTCCGACTGTTATGGACATGCGCGAAACCTTCCCAGACCTCAACCCTCTTGGTTCATTGAACCGTGCCGAAGGCCGCATCCACTTGTCTGGGCAAAACTAAAGGGATTCCCATTTTGGCCAGCCAAGGCTATGTCTCGCATAAATGGCCAAGGGCATGTGGACGTCCGATTTTTTGGAGCTCATGATCGGGCTTGGGTACCAATTCGTGATCTATTTTTATATTCCGAAGATCCGCCTGCACCGCTTCCGCGTAAACGAAAAGCAGATATGGACGAATGTGTTCGTGAAATAACGCGCCATTGTCGAAAGCTGGAGTTGACATTTGGACAGTTTAAATTTGCGCCGCCGAAAATACAGTACAATCCGAGAGATCCATTGCAGATAAAACTAATGCTACCTAACTATGATCCTCTTCAGCCCAGCACTCCTGCTGTAGTATCTCCCAACACTTCACCACGAAGAAAACCACCTTTGAGAAAGCGAGGCTTTTATCTCACAAAGAAATCATGTTCTGAGGAATCAACGACAAATAATGCTTCTGATTTCGCTAACGATTCAACACCACCTCAGGGTGATTCGGACAacgattgtgaaaaatatatcgagGCATCCAGAATACCTAAGGTGTCACTGTCCAACAAGCTCAATAAATCCAAGTTGCCGCCACTTGCTAAATCTAACGAAAATCAAAAAGTGATCCAGAATTCATCCGATAATGGAAATGTTCACCAgaagaaaatcagaatgaaTTATAATCGAAGTAATACTTCAAACGACACTGACAACTTGGATGATAGTGTGAAAACAGACGACGACAGTCAATTAGAGCAAAGATATCGACGAAGATGGGATGCAAATAACAGTAGCGACGGGCATAGCAGTTCTGAAAACGAAGTTTCAttggaaataagaaaatccTCGAAGTTTGGTAGCGTTAAATCACATAAAGGGGAGGATGATACTGAAGCAAATAATACAAAAGTTCATAATAATCTATGCAACGAAACGAGATCTGTACAAGactcaaaaatcaaaataaaaagtccgaaaacgaataaaaatccGGTTAGAGTCTATAAGCCAAAAACTAGAATGGTGAATCAAGTCAATGCGGAGCGAGCAAAAGCTACAGCCTCGaacgagcaaaaaaaattgatagaatgcacagaaaatattatttctcgCCAGGATCAACCATTAAATAGGCTTCTAGCACCTGCGAATACTAGTGCACAATCCACTGCCATTGTGAGTGATATTTGTATAAGTACAGCCGTTACTATAGCTAATTCTGTGTCCGTCCCTAACAACCCTATGAACAGTGTTACTAAATCTGTTCATAATGCAAACTTGATTACTGCCTCTACTATTAGTCCATCAAGCACAATAACCGCAGCATTGAATACAGATCCTATTGCATCATCCTCAATGGGTTCGATTTTTTTACCAAGAATCACCTTACTGGAATCCACaacaaaaatgaattcaacAAAGGACTGTTTAATCATGACTGAAGAAACAACAATGGTTAAGGAAGAGCCAAAGGATCAACCGCAAAATCATACACCAAAAAAGGAGTCTAAGGCACGTAAATCCTTTCTTAATAAACCTCCAATGTTTCCGCAAATCTCGCCAACATCCCCGCCAAAAGCTCCGGCAAGTCCACCCGATGCAATGGTTTATATACCGGGACACAGGACAGAAAGTGAACATGATCACTCGCTGCTATCTCCAGAGGCAGGACCACTCAGTGCACAACTTCACCGAGGTGGTCAGGAATTAGCCAAGCGAATGGCACAGTTAATGGAGGAAGCACTGACTGAAGCAGCTCAAATAAATTCCAGTAACTCAGATAACTCTGGAATCAATCAACGTGCTACGGTGCACTATCTCAAACTGCAGATTGAACGCATGAGGTGGCAGCATCAACAGCACCTAGCCGAATTGAAGCATAACACAG ATCTGACGCTGAGAGAAATGAGAGCTAGTTTAGAGGCTGAAAGGTATCGGGCCATCGAAGAAACTAAGCGAGAGGCTGAGGAAGAGAAATTAAGAAGTATCGAGGAAACAAAACGAAAGCAGTGGTGTGCATTGTGTGGAAACGAAGCATTATTTTACTGCTGTTGGAATACAGCGTATTGTGACTATCCTTGCCAGCAAGCTCATTGGTCTACTCATATGAGAACGTGCGCGCAAAATCCACCACCAAATACCATTATTACTGCAACTGCGAATGTCAGTCAACAACAAGTGATGCCTAGCCTTGTAATGACTTCACCACACGCATCGTCTAGCGTATGGGGGGCCTAG
- the LOC124301763 gene encoding protein kinase C-binding protein 1 isoform X3, translated as MILSNMESSEDRKNAMEDCEDQKNNSETAVTEKDKNDNESSKKSNKINNLTNALEQSDNIESKTNVNRSKDNVSNESDVKSRKQSAKKHSRIEAESQENNSVENRLDGKKPDVSKSTSEETQASETRSSLSVGKDVKINGAEIKGESAVKEGKRKRRMSRLVDTCLQGRDSSVEKNERINKRKRSRSDEDKFCWRCHKESVDSHCTACPRSWHRRCMGGGPQPTPQNWICGECATILKAENAETRSPAMAQLSVEQLCTLLRHVVGRMRDYPGSEPFWKAVDLNEVPNYLDYVVKPMDLSLLESNVRAKLYGSTEAFMADAKWIQHNCIVFNTYTSKLTNAARQIIKAARQEVSEIEACSDCYGHARNLPRPQPSWFIEPCRRPHPLVWAKLKGFPFWPAKAMSRINGQGHVDVRFFGAHDRAWVPIRDLFLYSEDPPAPLPRKRKADMDECVREITRHCRKLELTFGQFKFAPPKIQYNPRDPLQIKLMLPNYDPLQPSTPAVVSPNTSPRRKPPLRKRGFYLTKKSCSEESTTNNASDFANDSTPPQGDSDNDCEKYIEASRIPKVSLSNKLNKSKLPPLAKSNENQKVIQNSSDNGNVHQKKIRMNYNRSNTSNDTDNLDDSVKTDDDSQLEQRYRRRWDANNSSDGHSSSENEVSLEIRKSSKFGSVKSHKGEDDTEANNTKVHNNLCNETRSVQDSKIKIKSPKTNKNPVRVYKPKTRMVNQVNAERAKATASNEQKKLIECTENIISRQDQPLNRLLAPANTSAQSTAIVSDICISTAVTIANSVSVPNNPMNSVTKSVHNANLITASTISPSSTITAALNTDPIASSSMGSIFLPRITLLESTTKMNSTKDCLIMTEETTMVKEEPKDQPQNHTPKKESKARKSFLNKPPMFPQISPTSPPKAPASPPDAMVYIPGHRTESEHDHSLLSPEAGPLSAQLHRGGQELAKRMAQLMEEALTEAAQINSSNSDNSGINQRATVHYLKLQIERMRWQHQQHLAELKHNTDLTLREMRASLEAERYRAIEETKREAEEEKLRSIEETKRKQWCALCGNEALFYCCWNTAYCDYPCQQAHWSTHMRTCAQNPPPNTIITATANVSQQQVMPSLVMTSPHASSSVWGA; from the exons ATGATTCTGAGCAACATGGAGTCCTCGGAGGATAGAAAGAACGCAATGGAGGACTGCGAGGATCAGAAGAACAATTCAGAGACAGCAGTTACAGAGAAGGACAAAAACGATAATGAATCTAGCAAGAAATCGAACAAAATAAACAATCTAACTAATGCTCTGGAGCAAAGTGACAACATAGAATCAAAGACAAATGTGAATAGATCAAAGGATAACGTTAGCAATGAGTCTGATGTCAAAAGCCGAAAACAATCTGCTAAAAAACACAGTAGAATTGAAGCAGAATCGCAAGAAAATAACAGTGTTGAAAATAGACTTGATGGCAAGAAGCCTGATGTCTCTAAAAGTACAAGCGAGGAAACACAAGCTTCGGAAACAAGATCGTCTTTGTCTGTTGGTAAAGACGTCAAGATCAATGGAGCAGAGATTAAAGGGGAAAGTGCAGTTAAGGAGGGCAAGAGAAAACGGAGAATGTCGAGGTTGGTAGACACCTG tctaCAAGGCAGAGATTCTTCGgtagaaaaaaacgaaaggatTAACAAACGCAAGCGATCTAGGAGTGACGAAGATAAGTTCTGCTGGCGATGTCACAAAGAGTCTGTTGACAGCCATTGTACCGCATGTCCACGTTCCTGGCATCGTCGATGTATGGGTGGAGGTCCACAACCAACACCGCAGAATTGGATTTGTGGCGAGTGTGCTACTATTTTAAAAGCAGAAAATGCAGAAACACGCTCACCGGCGATGGCTCAGTTGAGTGTTGAACAGCTCTGTACACTACTGAGACATGTGGTTGGAAGAATGCGTGATTATCCAGGG TCGGAGCCATTTTGGAAGGCGGTAGATCTCAACGAAGTTCCGAACTATTTGGACTATGTTGTTAAGCCAATGGACTTGAGTCTATTAGAATCTAATGTCCGTGCAAAACTTTATGGTAGTACGGAGGCATTTATGGCTGATGCTAAGTGGATACAGCACAACTGCATTGTGTTCAATACTT ACACCTCTAAACTAACAAATGCTGCTAGGCAGATTATAAAAGCAGCCAGGCAAGAGGTGTCTGAGATTGAGGCCTGTTCCGACTGTTATGGACATGCGCGAAACCTTCCCAGACCTCAACCCTCTTGGTTCATTGAACCGTGCCGAAGGCCGCATCCACTTGTCTGGGCAAAACTAAAGGGATTCCCATTTTGGCCAGCCAAGGCTATGTCTCGCATAAATGGCCAAGGGCATGTGGACGTCCGATTTTTTGGAGCTCATGATCGGGCTTGGGTACCAATTCGTGATCTATTTTTATATTCCGAAGATCCGCCTGCACCGCTTCCGCGTAAACGAAAAGCAGATATGGACGAATGTGTTCGTGAAATAACGCGCCATTGTCGAAAGCTGGAGTTGACATTTGGACAGTTTAAATTTGCGCCGCCGAAAATACAGTACAATCCGAGAGATCCATTGCAGATAAAACTAATGCTACCTAACTATGATCCTCTTCAGCCCAGCACTCCTGCTGTAGTATCTCCCAACACTTCACCACGAAGAAAACCACCTTTGAGAAAGCGAGGCTTTTATCTCACAAAGAAATCATGTTCTGAGGAATCAACGACAAATAATGCTTCTGATTTCGCTAACGATTCAACACCACCTCAGGGTGATTCGGACAacgattgtgaaaaatatatcgagGCATCCAGAATACCTAAGGTGTCACTGTCCAACAAGCTCAATAAATCCAAGTTGCCGCCACTTGCTAAATCTAACGAAAATCAAAAAGTGATCCAGAATTCATCCGATAATGGAAATGTTCACCAgaagaaaatcagaatgaaTTATAATCGAAGTAATACTTCAAACGACACTGACAACTTGGATGATAGTGTGAAAACAGACGACGACAGTCAATTAGAGCAAAGATATCGACGAAGATGGGATGCAAATAACAGTAGCGACGGGCATAGCAGTTCTGAAAACGAAGTTTCAttggaaataagaaaatccTCGAAGTTTGGTAGCGTTAAATCACATAAAGGGGAGGATGATACTGAAGCAAATAATACAAAAGTTCATAATAATCTATGCAACGAAACGAGATCTGTACAAGactcaaaaatcaaaataaaaagtccgaaaacgaataaaaatccGGTTAGAGTCTATAAGCCAAAAACTAGAATGGTGAATCAAGTCAATGCGGAGCGAGCAAAAGCTACAGCCTCGaacgagcaaaaaaaattgatagaatgcacagaaaatattatttctcgCCAGGATCAACCATTAAATAGGCTTCTAGCACCTGCGAATACTAGTGCACAATCCACTGCCATTGTGAGTGATATTTGTATAAGTACAGCCGTTACTATAGCTAATTCTGTGTCCGTCCCTAACAACCCTATGAACAGTGTTACTAAATCTGTTCATAATGCAAACTTGATTACTGCCTCTACTATTAGTCCATCAAGCACAATAACCGCAGCATTGAATACAGATCCTATTGCATCATCCTCAATGGGTTCGATTTTTTTACCAAGAATCACCTTACTGGAATCCACaacaaaaatgaattcaacAAAGGACTGTTTAATCATGACTGAAGAAACAACAATGGTTAAGGAAGAGCCAAAGGATCAACCGCAAAATCATACACCAAAAAAGGAGTCTAAGGCACGTAAATCCTTTCTTAATAAACCTCCAATGTTTCCGCAAATCTCGCCAACATCCCCGCCAAAAGCTCCGGCAAGTCCACCCGATGCAATGGTTTATATACCGGGACACAGGACAGAAAGTGAACATGATCACTCGCTGCTATCTCCAGAGGCAGGACCACTCAGTGCACAACTTCACCGAGGTGGTCAGGAATTAGCCAAGCGAATGGCACAGTTAATGGAGGAAGCACTGACTGAAGCAGCTCAAATAAATTCCAGTAACTCAGATAACTCTGGAATCAATCAACGTGCTACGGTGCACTATCTCAAACTGCAGATTGAACGCATGAGGTGGCAGCATCAACAGCACCTAGCCGAATTGAAGCATAACACAG ATCTGACGCTGAGAGAAATGAGAGCTAGTTTAGAGGCTGAAAGGTATCGGGCCATCGAAGAAACTAAGCGAGAGGCTGAGGAAGAGAAATTAAGAAGTATCGAGGAAACAAAACGAAAGCAGTGGTGTGCATTGTGTGGAAACGAAGCATTATTTTACTGCTGTTGGAATACAGCGTATTGTGACTATCCTTGCCAGCAAGCTCATTGGTCTACTCATATGAGAACGTGCGCGCAAAATCCACCACCAAATACCATTATTACTGCAACTGCGAATGTCAGTCAACAACAAGTGATGCCTAGCCTTGTAATGACTTCACCACACGCATCGTCTAGCGTATGGGGGGCCTAG